DNA sequence from the Candidatus Fluviicola riflensis genome:
TTAATCAGTTATTTCAATCAGCTAAAAACAGACGGTATGGACGATGTGTTAGAAAGAGTTCGTGAAGGAACGAAAGTGCGCTTAAGACCTGTGCTTTTAACCGCTTCAGTTGCATCATTGGGTTTCCTTCCAATGGCGTTGAGTACCAGTGCAGGTGCAGAAGTTCAAAAACCGCTTGCAACCGTTGTCATTGGCGGATTGATTACTGCTACCTTCCTTACCTTGGTTGTGCTTCCGATCCTCTACATTTTCTTTGAAAAAGGAAAGTTGAAAGTAAAAGGTAAAACGGCGATAGTACTTCCAATCTTGTTTGCTTTGGGTACGTTAAACGGGTTTTCGCAAGAAACGGTATTAACACTTGATAATGCAATTGACTTGGGGATGAAAAACAACCAGTTGATTCAGGCAGGAACGCTCAATATACAAGCTCAAAACCAATTACGACCCACAGCCTTTGAATTGCCAAAAACTGACGTTTCAGGTATGTTCGGGCAGTACAATACAGGAGCATTTGACCAGAATTACATGATTTCACAATCCGTCAATCCGTTCCAGTTTAAGGCGAAAATGGGTGTGATAGATGCTTCCATTCAGTCGAGCGAAATCCAGTTGGGACAAACCCAAAATGAAATTCGGTTTTACATCCGTCAATCGTGGTTCAACCTCTTGTACCTGAATGAAGTTCACAAGCAGTTGGTTACTCAGGATAGTGTGCTAAGCAAATTTGTGAAAGCTTCAGATCTTCGGTTTCAGGCTGGTGATGTAAATGAGTTAGAGAAATCAACGGCAATTGTCAAGCAAAAGGAATTGCAGCAACAGATCAGGCAAAATGAAATGAGTTTGATTGCCGAACAAAGTCGTTTGAAGACCTTACTAGGTTTAAAGACTGATTTTTCAGTAGCCGAAACGCTCAAAATGCAACCGTTTCTGGGAACCTTGGATTCAATTGCATTAGAAGAAAATCCACAGTTAAAACTTGCCTTGCAGGAAGTGAAATTGGCGGAAGCAAATCAGAAATTGGAACGTTCAAACATGTTCCCCGATCTAAGCGCAGGATATTTCATTCAATCGCTCACTGGAAATCAAGAGGTAAATGGCCAGACTGTTTATTACAACGGCGCACCTCGTTTCCAAGGATTTACACTGGGGGTTTCCATTCCCATTTTTGTAGGTTCTTCTGTTGCGAAATCCAAGTCTGCTAAAACAACCGTAATGGCGCAACAGGCAAATGCAGATTATATGAAAGAGCAGTTGAAGAACCAGTATTCTCAGCAGTTACAGCAATTGTTAACCTTGCAATCGGCAGTAGAGTTTTATGAAAATTCGGTGCTTCCATCTGCAAGAACCATTTCTACGAATGCTACAAAAGCCTATGAGCAAGGAGATATTTCTTACATCGAGTATTTGCAGGGAATTCAAACCGCTTTGGAAAGTCAAATCAGTTATGTGAATGTGCTGAACCAATACAATCAGAACGTAAGCGCCATTCAATATTTACTCAACAAATAATGAACATGAAAAATTCAATCAAATATATCATTGGTGCTGTTATCCTTTTGGGAATAGTACTCTATTTTGCCTTAGGTTCATCAAACGAACCAACAACAGTTCCCGAAGAAGAACATCACACAGAAGAAGCTGAAAGCGGAATAAAAGAAGTGGAATTGAATGAAGCACAGTACAAAGCTTCAGCAATAGAATTAGGTACTTTTTCCTACAAGAACCTGAGCGAAGTGATCCATGCCAACGGTTATACCAAACTTCCGCCTCAAAATCAGGCGGATGCTACCGTTTTGGTGGAAGGAACAGTAAAATCCATTAAAGTAATCGAAGGGCAATACGTGAAACAAGGACAAACATTGGCTACCATTGAAAGCCTTGAATTCACGAAACTGCAACAATCTTACTTGGAATCGAAAAGTAATCTGGAATGGCTTTCCGAAGAATACGAACGGCAAAAAGCGTTGAGCGCTGAAAACGTCAATGCAAAGAAGACTGTTCAAAAGGCAAAATCGGAGTACGAAAGTGAAAAAGCACGGTTCACATCCTTGAAAAAGCAACTGAATATTTTGAACCTATCGGGTGAAGGAGGCGCAATTTCAATCATGGCGGTTAAAGCACCGATCAGCGGGTATATTACTGCGATCAATGTCAAAATTGGTACTACTGCTAAACTGGGTGAACCCTTGTTCAGTATCGTAGACAACACCAAAATGCACGTAGATTTATTGGTTTACGAAAAAGACTTACAAAAAGTAAAACCCGGTCAGCAAGTACGTTTTACACTAACGAACCAAGACAACACTGAAATCATCGGACAAATTTTCAGCATAGGAAAAGCCTTTGAAAATGAAACCAAATCCATTGCGGTTCATGCCGATATTCTAAATGAGAAACAATTACTCATTCCAGGAATGTATGTGAATGCGTTGATTGATGTTGGAATGAACAAAGTTCAATCACTTCCGGAAGAAGCCATTGTAAAGGCAGACGGAAGAGAATTCATATTTATCTTGGAAAAAGTGGAAGAAGAAAAAGGACACGACGAAAAAGCCGGACACGATCACGGAGACGAACACGAACATTCGGAGGAAGCAGGAAAAGGCTATCACTTTCAACGAATCGAGGTAAAGACAGGAACGAAACAGTTGGGATTTGTTCAGGTGACATTTCTGCAACACCTTCCAGCGAATGCGAAAATTGTATTGAAAGGTGCATATTACATTCAAAGCCATCTACTGAAAAGTGAAGGTGGCGGAGGACACGAACATTAATAATCTTGGGCAGAGTCTTGGGAGCTTTTAACATGAAGTAATGACTTTTTCATTCTCAATGGCTCTGCCCTTATTTAAACAAATGATATGATTAATTCAGATCCAAATCACGTCCATACTTATGACGAACAAGGTAAAATAACTTGCTGTTCGTTAGAAGAGAAAATAGATGCAAAAAGTGGCACTCCACATATCAATAGTGAAGGGCATACGCATGAAGAAAACGAGAGTCATGACCATTCCCAAGCTGAAAAACCTGCTTGGCTCGAATACCTACCTGCAATCGCAAGTTTTGTACTTCTGTTCACTGGAATTTTGTTTGAACAGGTTTTTAAACCCGCTTTTTTCCAAGGCTATATTAAATTGATTTGGTACTTCGTAGCATACGTACCGGTTGGTCTACCTGTGTTAATAGATGCTGTGAAATCTATTGCAAAAGGGGCTTTCTTTTCTGAATTCTTCTTAATGAGCATAGCTACAATTGGAGCGTTTTGTATTGGAGAGTATTCCGAAGGAGTTGCAGTAATGTTATTCTATTCGGTTGGTGAATTATTTCA
Encoded proteins:
- a CDS encoding efflux transporter periplasmic adaptor subunit; this encodes MNMKNSIKYIIGAVILLGIVLYFALGSSNEPTTVPEEEHHTEEAESGIKEVELNEAQYKASAIELGTFSYKNLSEVIHANGYTKLPPQNQADATVLVEGTVKSIKVIEGQYVKQGQTLATIESLEFTKLQQSYLESKSNLEWLSEEYERQKALSAENVNAKKTVQKAKSEYESEKARFTSLKKQLNILNLSGEGGAISIMAVKAPISGYITAINVKIGTTAKLGEPLFSIVDNTKMHVDLLVYEKDLQKVKPGQQVRFTLTNQDNTEIIGQIFSIGKAFENETKSIAVHADILNEKQLLIPGMYVNALIDVGMNKVQSLPEEAIVKADGREFIFILEKVEEEKGHDEKAGHDHGDEHEHSEEAGKGYHFQRIEVKTGTKQLGFVQVTFLQHLPANAKIVLKGAYYIQSHLLKSEGGGGHEH